The proteins below are encoded in one region of bacterium:
- a CDS encoding DUF190 domain-containing protein, which translates to MVLPEEGYLLRLFLGESDKHEGKPLYEWIVLQARAHGLAGATVLRGMMGFGAHSRIHTFKIERLSEDLPIIVEIVDTREKLERFMTVVDGALSGGLATLEKVQIRFYRSGAA; encoded by the coding sequence GTGGTTCTGCCCGAAGAAGGTTACTTGTTGCGCCTGTTCCTCGGTGAGAGCGACAAACACGAGGGCAAGCCATTGTATGAATGGATCGTGCTGCAGGCGCGCGCGCACGGCTTGGCGGGCGCAACCGTGCTGCGCGGCATGATGGGCTTCGGCGCTCACAGCCGGATTCATACGTTCAAGATCGAGCGGCTGTCCGAAGATCTTCCCATCATCGTCGAGATTGTGGATACCCGGGAGAAGCTGGAACGCTTCATGACGGTGGTGGACGGCGCCCTGAGCGGAGGCCTGGCGACGCTGGAGAAAGTGCAAATCCGGTTCTATCGCAGCGGCGCCGCCTGA
- the crcB gene encoding fluoride efflux transporter CrcB: MLKVILVGIGGFAGSILRYLVSGYVQQLTKDSEFPFGTIVVNLAGCLAIGFLAQLAERHGYLTPAARLLLFIGFLGGFTTFSTFANETMNLLRSGEILAALVNLNVQVVVGLAAVWLGRSLAYLLWR; encoded by the coding sequence ATGCTCAAAGTGATCCTGGTGGGCATCGGCGGTTTTGCCGGATCCATTCTGCGCTATCTCGTCAGCGGCTACGTTCAGCAACTGACCAAAGACTCCGAGTTTCCTTTCGGCACGATCGTCGTCAACCTGGCCGGATGCCTGGCGATCGGGTTTCTCGCGCAATTGGCCGAGCGGCACGGCTACCTTACACCCGCAGCCCGGCTGTTGCTCTTCATCGGATTCCTGGGCGGGTTCACCACTTTTTCGACGTTTGCCAATGAGACGATGAATCTGCTGCGCAGTGGTGAAATCCTGGCGGCACTGGTGAATTTGAACGTCCAGGTCGTTGTGGGTCTTGCGGCCGTGTGGCTGGGACGCTCACTGGCCTACCTACTGTGGAGGTGA
- a CDS encoding J domain-containing protein: MAPKMRFKDYYKILGVSEKAPPEEIKKSYRRLAKQYHPDANPGDKAAEERFKEINEAYDIIGDAEKRHKYDQLRFYGRPDATTNGEWFSFDPEFLRSHGFGMPGMSGHSPFGSFFGQGFAFSDLLRDLFGFNGIYSDPTPTHTAARNITGKIRISFLEAVRGTERTISIRQKKTCPVCHGKGQEGYAPCSRCNGSGQISSKKKIRIRLPAGVESGHQLRLRGLAAEPSHGPSGDIIINVEVEPHPHFTRAGADIYFETHVDEPALKAGTRLRIPTIAGKLVELNVPAGTKRGTVFRLRNFGVKTLNRVGDQFIKVV, encoded by the coding sequence ATGGCTCCGAAGATGCGATTCAAAGACTACTACAAGATTCTTGGCGTGAGCGAGAAAGCCCCGCCGGAGGAGATCAAGAAATCCTACCGCCGGTTGGCCAAGCAATATCATCCTGATGCCAATCCCGGCGACAAGGCCGCCGAGGAGCGCTTCAAGGAGATCAACGAAGCGTATGACATCATCGGCGACGCAGAAAAGCGCCACAAGTACGATCAGTTGCGCTTCTACGGCCGGCCGGATGCCACCACCAACGGTGAATGGTTCTCTTTTGATCCGGAGTTTCTGCGCAGCCACGGCTTCGGCATGCCGGGCATGAGCGGCCACAGTCCGTTTGGCTCCTTTTTCGGGCAGGGTTTCGCGTTTTCGGATCTGTTGCGCGACCTCTTCGGATTCAATGGCATTTACTCCGACCCCACGCCCACGCACACCGCGGCGCGCAACATTACGGGCAAGATTCGCATCTCCTTTTTGGAAGCTGTGCGCGGCACGGAGCGCACAATTTCGATTCGCCAGAAGAAAACCTGTCCGGTTTGCCATGGCAAGGGCCAGGAAGGGTATGCGCCGTGCAGCCGGTGCAACGGCAGCGGCCAGATTTCATCGAAAAAGAAGATTCGCATCCGGCTGCCGGCCGGCGTCGAAAGCGGGCATCAATTGCGCCTGCGGGGACTGGCGGCAGAACCCAGCCATGGACCCTCCGGTGATATCATCATCAACGTGGAAGTGGAGCCGCACCCGCATTTTACCCGCGCCGGTGCGGACATTTACTTTGAAACTCACGTGGATGAACCTGCGTTGAAAGCCGGGACGCGCCTGCGCATTCCGACCATTGCAGGCAAGCTGGTCGAGCTGAACGTGCCGGCCGGCACCAAGCGCGGCACAGTGTTCCGGCTGCGCAATTTCGGCGTGAAGACGCTCAATCGCGTGGGGGATCAATTCATCAAGGTCGTTTGA
- a CDS encoding S8 family serine peptidase — MKRSSSCLLSYWLLSVLLFVAGAAPAAEPAGTSAALPPGWGYVPGRVIVKFKHGYKNTATLQALTSAHGATAAAPAFSNIKNKALAQRPDLGLDRIFELQVPEPTDVVQLAAKLQRHPAVEYAEPVYVIPLDVAVRQPAAAPQAAPLATPNDPRYPQQQHLPQIKAPEAWEVAKGSAEVVVAIIDTGTDWNHPDLVDNIWSNVDEVLDGIDNDGNGFIDDIRGWDFVDNATDVAIGEDGDVADNNPMDFNGHGSHTSGLAAAVTDNATGVAAISWNVTVMPLRIGWQNTAGLGVGRSDWMSQGFIYAADNGADVASLSYGNSEIVLDGARYAFENGVVVTCSAGNGGTEAGNPLPTSPFALSVAALTEQDRKASYSSYGDWVKVSAPGGDQPAGRVGILSTVFNDSYAFYSGTSMAAPLTAGLAALVKSQHPDWTPAQVMFQVVETADNIDAGNSSFIGKLGTGRLNALRAVTETVTPQPRIKLVATTIADAAGGNGNGVLEPGETATLTVSLENNWGDATNLTATLRSNDWAVTVPKAGANYGSLPGLSNLNQNTTANTADPFTLTLSPDAFPHRAPLTLELRANNGYRASLEFSLAISPSILVVDDDDGTNNVEQYYASVLDSLGLGYEIHDHVLQGTPSFDKMKGYSTVIWICEWQFPALDSTDRAELEMYLAAGGHLFISGQDIGWDMCDQNHPGATNEFDRSAGQSLAFYESHLHARYLADDSDFSSLTGASGDPIGDGLSFEVFQPGRSATQQFPSEIEAIAPAVSIFNYGNNRSGAVRYAGDHRVVNFAFGGYEAIVDSLVRREVMFRVMNWLNGFAFEHEPLRDTEDFVQPRTVTARITSTLSPLQEAVLFWDTDGAFPFNKAVMTSDGQGNYQAVIPGQANKTVEYFILARTEKGFSAPIRLYSYNSAADLTPPVLANLTTLPNVIDNAGPFAVAAEVSDNLGVNDQAVWLHYRATSGLRDSTKLAAAAPNTYTGALPGGFAYGDTVTYYVSARDVAAAANRGVTPEQSFIVGMEDFENGLQAWQVEPERWGLTRQRRADGLWAASSNPGTLYTANVNSAMTLNLPLDFSKLSAATLYFSEQHYFSANQEDFGVVEISGDGGQNWAPLTDQFRGTQSQWRERGFSMNAFTGAGFNNVRIRFRIQTDGNAAAASAGWFVDRVRVVAGVTVAVNDRQAPAKVPADFSLGQSYPNPFARNLPSASGNAALTTIAYSLPQNAEVKLTVYDVLGQQVASLVSGSQPAGTHLATWNGRDALGRPVASGIYFYRMQATAAHGGREFRAVRRLLVLQ; from the coding sequence ATGAAGCGCAGTTCTTCATGTCTCCTGAGTTACTGGCTGCTTTCTGTTCTCTTGTTCGTTGCGGGCGCCGCGCCGGCTGCTGAGCCGGCGGGTACGAGCGCCGCACTGCCGCCGGGTTGGGGTTATGTTCCCGGCCGCGTGATCGTCAAGTTCAAACACGGCTACAAGAATACGGCAACGCTGCAGGCCCTCACCAGCGCGCACGGCGCCACTGCCGCGGCGCCGGCTTTCAGCAATATCAAGAACAAGGCACTGGCGCAGCGACCCGACCTCGGCCTGGACCGCATCTTCGAGTTGCAGGTGCCGGAGCCGACCGACGTGGTGCAACTGGCCGCCAAGCTGCAGCGCCATCCCGCGGTGGAATATGCCGAGCCGGTTTACGTCATTCCGCTGGACGTGGCCGTCCGCCAGCCAGCCGCCGCACCGCAAGCGGCACCGCTCGCCACCCCCAATGATCCGCGCTACCCGCAGCAGCAACATCTCCCCCAAATCAAAGCGCCGGAAGCGTGGGAGGTGGCCAAGGGCAGCGCGGAGGTCGTGGTCGCGATCATCGACACCGGCACCGACTGGAACCACCCGGATTTGGTGGACAATATTTGGAGCAACGTCGATGAAGTCCTGGACGGCATCGACAACGACGGCAACGGCTTCATTGACGACATCCGCGGCTGGGATTTCGTGGACAATGCCACAGATGTCGCCATCGGCGAAGACGGCGACGTGGCGGACAACAACCCGATGGATTTCAACGGCCACGGCTCGCATACCTCCGGCTTGGCCGCGGCGGTGACCGACAACGCTACCGGCGTCGCGGCGATTTCCTGGAATGTGACCGTCATGCCGCTGCGCATTGGCTGGCAAAACACCGCCGGCCTGGGTGTCGGCCGCTCAGATTGGATGTCGCAGGGCTTCATCTACGCTGCGGACAATGGCGCTGACGTCGCCAGCTTGAGCTACGGCAACTCGGAAATCGTTTTGGATGGTGCGCGCTATGCCTTTGAAAACGGGGTCGTCGTTACGTGTTCCGCCGGCAATGGCGGCACCGAAGCCGGCAATCCGCTGCCGACTTCGCCGTTCGCGCTTTCCGTGGCCGCACTCACCGAACAGGATCGCAAAGCCTCCTATTCTTCTTATGGCGATTGGGTGAAAGTTTCAGCGCCTGGCGGCGATCAACCCGCCGGCCGGGTCGGCATCTTGAGCACCGTTTTCAACGACAGCTATGCCTTCTACTCCGGAACTTCGATGGCGGCGCCGCTCACCGCCGGCCTGGCGGCCCTGGTGAAATCACAACATCCCGACTGGACGCCGGCACAGGTGATGTTTCAGGTCGTGGAGACGGCAGACAACATTGATGCCGGAAACAGCAGTTTCATTGGCAAACTCGGCACCGGCCGCCTCAATGCGCTGCGCGCCGTGACCGAGACGGTGACCCCGCAGCCGCGCATCAAGCTGGTCGCCACCACCATTGCCGATGCTGCCGGCGGCAATGGCAACGGCGTGCTCGAGCCCGGCGAAACCGCCACCTTGACCGTTTCGCTGGAAAACAACTGGGGCGATGCCACCAACCTCACGGCCACGCTCCGCAGCAATGATTGGGCGGTTACCGTCCCCAAAGCCGGCGCCAATTATGGCAGCCTGCCCGGCCTCTCCAATCTCAATCAGAATACCACAGCCAACACGGCGGATCCCTTCACCCTCACGCTCTCGCCGGATGCGTTTCCGCATCGCGCGCCACTAACGCTGGAACTGCGGGCCAACAACGGCTATCGCGCCAGCTTGGAATTCTCACTCGCCATCAGCCCCTCCATTCTCGTGGTTGATGATGATGATGGCACCAACAACGTCGAGCAATATTATGCCAGCGTGCTCGACAGCCTCGGCCTTGGCTACGAGATTCACGACCATGTTCTGCAAGGCACGCCTTCGTTCGACAAGATGAAAGGCTATTCCACCGTCATCTGGATCTGCGAGTGGCAGTTCCCCGCGCTCGATTCGACCGATCGCGCCGAACTGGAAATGTATCTTGCTGCCGGCGGCCATCTGTTCATTTCCGGGCAGGACATCGGCTGGGACATGTGCGATCAGAACCACCCCGGCGCCACCAATGAATTCGATCGCTCTGCCGGCCAATCGCTGGCCTTCTACGAGAGCCATCTGCATGCCAGGTATCTCGCTGACGATTCGGATTTCTCCTCGCTCACCGGCGCCAGCGGCGATCCCATCGGTGACGGCCTGAGCTTTGAAGTATTCCAGCCCGGCCGTTCGGCCACGCAGCAATTTCCCAGCGAGATCGAGGCCATTGCGCCGGCGGTGAGCATCTTCAATTACGGCAACAACCGCTCGGGCGCAGTGCGCTATGCCGGCGATCATCGCGTGGTGAATTTTGCTTTCGGCGGCTATGAAGCCATTGTCGACTCGCTGGTGCGCCGGGAAGTAATGTTCCGCGTAATGAACTGGCTCAACGGCTTTGCTTTCGAGCATGAACCGCTGCGCGATACCGAGGATTTCGTGCAGCCGCGCACCGTCACCGCGCGCATTACCTCGACCCTCAGCCCGCTGCAGGAAGCCGTGCTTTTCTGGGATACCGACGGCGCTTTTCCATTCAACAAAGCCGTCATGACCAGTGATGGCCAGGGCAACTATCAGGCGGTGATTCCGGGGCAGGCGAACAAAACGGTGGAATACTTCATTCTGGCGCGCACAGAGAAGGGCTTCTCCGCGCCCATTCGCCTGTACTCCTACAATTCCGCGGCCGATCTGACGCCGCCGGTGCTCGCCAACCTCACCACCCTGCCCAATGTGATCGACAACGCCGGTCCGTTTGCGGTGGCCGCGGAAGTGTCGGACAACCTCGGCGTGAATGACCAGGCAGTGTGGTTGCACTATCGCGCAACCTCCGGCCTGCGCGACAGCACGAAGCTGGCGGCCGCCGCGCCCAACACTTATACCGGCGCGCTTCCCGGTGGTTTTGCCTATGGCGACACGGTCACGTATTACGTCAGCGCGCGTGATGTAGCCGCTGCCGCCAATCGCGGCGTGACGCCGGAGCAAAGCTTCATCGTGGGCATGGAAGATTTCGAGAACGGCTTGCAGGCCTGGCAGGTCGAGCCTGAGCGCTGGGGTTTGACTCGCCAGCGCCGGGCGGACGGGCTCTGGGCGGCCTCCAGCAACCCCGGCACGCTTTACACCGCCAACGTCAACTCCGCAATGACGCTCAACCTCCCGCTCGATTTCAGCAAGCTCTCTGCAGCCACGCTGTATTTCTCCGAGCAGCATTATTTCTCCGCCAATCAGGAAGACTTCGGCGTGGTGGAGATCAGCGGTGACGGCGGGCAAAACTGGGCGCCGCTCACCGACCAATTTCGCGGCACGCAATCGCAGTGGCGTGAGCGCGGTTTTTCCATGAATGCGTTCACCGGCGCCGGCTTCAACAACGTGCGGATCCGTTTTCGCATTCAGACCGATGGCAACGCCGCCGCGGCTTCCGCGGGCTGGTTTGTGGATCGCGTGCGCGTGGTCGCGGGTGTCACGGTGGCGGTGAACGATCGCCAAGCGCCCGCCAAAGTGCCGGCGGATTTCAGTCTGGGCCAGAGTTATCCCAATCCTTTCGCGCGCAACCTGCCCTCGGCCTCCGGCAATGCTGCGTTGACAACAATTGCCTACAGTTTGCCGCAGAATGCCGAGGTCAAGCTCACGGTCTACGATGTGCTGGGTCAGCAAGTCGCATCACTGGTCTCCGGTTCGCAACCGGCGGGCACGCACCTCGCGACTTGGAACGGCAGGGATGCCCTGGGCCGGCCGGTGGCCAGCGGCATCTATTTCTATCGCATGCAGGCGACCGCGGCGCACGGTGGCCGCGAATTTCGCGCGGTGCGCCGCCTGCTGGTGCTGCAATGA
- a CDS encoding sterol desaturase family protein, giving the protein MAQRFVSNKDETARLFKNDFLEFFTHVHFTVPLFLYVPVVLYLFYHAALKTSITLPAAAGMFVAGVFLWTLTEYVLHRFVFHYHPKSRLGGKIHFLFHGIHHDYPNDSTRLVMPPVVSLPLALLFGGLFWMIFGPTYFAPTFAGYLVGYLCYDMIHYATHHFSLKSRAGLWLKHHHMKHHFQNEDRGYGVSTPLWDYIFGTMPPAKQQSPAPANLSKSVN; this is encoded by the coding sequence ATGGCTCAGCGTTTCGTTTCCAACAAAGATGAAACCGCGCGGCTTTTCAAAAACGATTTTCTCGAGTTTTTCACGCATGTCCATTTCACCGTGCCACTGTTCCTCTACGTTCCAGTGGTGCTCTATTTGTTCTATCACGCGGCGCTGAAAACCTCGATCACTCTGCCTGCCGCCGCCGGCATGTTTGTCGCAGGCGTGTTCTTGTGGACGTTGACCGAGTATGTTTTGCACCGCTTCGTGTTTCACTATCACCCCAAATCGCGACTGGGCGGCAAGATTCACTTTCTGTTTCACGGCATTCACCATGACTATCCTAATGATTCCACCCGCCTGGTGATGCCGCCAGTGGTCAGCCTGCCGCTGGCGTTGCTGTTCGGCGGTTTGTTCTGGATGATCTTCGGACCCACCTACTTTGCCCCGACGTTTGCCGGCTATCTGGTTGGCTATCTGTGCTATGACATGATCCACTACGCCACGCACCACTTTTCCTTGAAAAGCCGGGCGGGCCTGTGGCTCAAGCACCATCACATGAAACACCATTTCCAGAATGAAGACCGCGGCTACGGCGTGAGCACCCCGCTGTGGGATTATATTTTCGGCACCATGCCGCCCGCCAAGCAGCAGTCGCCGGCGCCGGCCAACTTATCGAAAAGCGTGAACTAA
- a CDS encoding ABC transporter permease gives MIALFQKVGAAVFNFLYHVGSFGKLMYRTLLAFADMRTWAGLVAEQMMKIGVQSLPVVAYISMFMGMVTALQAVHQFTQTVPLYITGTVVEKAVMQELASAMTALVLAGRVGAAIAAEIGTMKVTEQIDALEAMAFNPVAYLVVPRLIAGMVMLPALAAFAAFIAMISGWLTAVSLADITTFEFFKGAKQYANWRDFALPISKSILFGASIIMVACYQGFNAKQGAEGVGSAATKAAVAACLMILTLDFVMATVILA, from the coding sequence ATGATCGCTCTGTTCCAGAAAGTCGGGGCAGCAGTCTTCAACTTCTTGTACCACGTTGGCAGCTTCGGCAAGCTCATGTATCGCACACTGCTTGCCTTCGCGGACATGCGGACCTGGGCGGGCCTGGTGGCCGAGCAGATGATGAAAATCGGCGTCCAGTCCCTGCCCGTGGTCGCTTATATTTCGATGTTCATGGGCATGGTCACCGCGCTGCAGGCAGTGCATCAGTTTACCCAAACCGTGCCGCTCTACATCACCGGCACCGTGGTGGAAAAAGCCGTGATGCAGGAGCTGGCCTCGGCCATGACGGCGCTGGTGCTCGCCGGCCGCGTGGGCGCGGCCATAGCCGCGGAAATCGGCACGATGAAAGTGACCGAGCAGATCGATGCCCTGGAGGCCATGGCCTTCAATCCCGTGGCCTATCTGGTGGTGCCGCGCCTGATCGCCGGCATGGTAATGCTGCCGGCGCTGGCCGCTTTTGCCGCTTTCATCGCCATGATTTCCGGCTGGCTCACCGCCGTCTCGCTCGCCGACATCACCACCTTCGAGTTCTTCAAGGGGGCGAAGCAATATGCCAACTGGCGCGACTTTGCCCTGCCCATTTCCAAATCGATCCTGTTCGGCGCGTCCATCATCATGGTCGCCTGCTATCAGGGCTTCAACGCCAAGCAGGGCGCGGAGGGCGTGGGCAGCGCCGCCACCAAAGCGGCGGTGGCGGCGTGCTTGATGATTCTTACTCTGGATTTTGTCATGGCCACCGTCATCCTGGCGTGA
- a CDS encoding ABC transporter ATP-binding protein, with product MIVIENLQKQFEDLPVLRGVNLTIEDGCTTAIIGGSGCGKSVLLKHIIGLLKPEAGSVLVDGEDIPRLPYPRLVEVRKKIGMVFQGSALFDSMTIEENMAMGLIRHTKLTSREIKDRIAESLSMVGLAGVEPKFPAELSGGMKKRAAIARALAMKPQFLLYDEPTTGLDPPRADSINQVIFDLNNQLGVTSIVVTHDMHSVYRVAHKVAMLHEGRIHFYGTPEELAQSDEPAVLEFLESARGHEWLKREEA from the coding sequence ATGATAGTCATTGAAAATCTGCAGAAACAATTTGAAGACCTGCCGGTTTTGCGCGGCGTGAACCTGACGATCGAGGATGGCTGTACCACCGCGATCATCGGGGGCAGCGGGTGCGGCAAGTCGGTGCTGCTCAAACACATCATCGGTTTGTTGAAGCCGGAGGCCGGCTCGGTGCTGGTGGACGGCGAAGACATCCCGCGGCTTCCCTATCCCCGCCTCGTCGAAGTCCGCAAGAAGATCGGCATGGTGTTTCAAGGCTCGGCCCTGTTCGATTCCATGACCATCGAAGAAAACATGGCAATGGGCTTGATCCGCCATACCAAATTGACCAGCCGCGAGATCAAAGACCGCATCGCGGAATCACTGAGCATGGTCGGCCTGGCGGGCGTGGAGCCGAAGTTTCCGGCCGAGCTGAGCGGCGGCATGAAAAAGCGGGCCGCGATCGCGCGCGCGCTGGCGATGAAGCCGCAGTTTCTGCTCTACGACGAACCCACCACCGGGCTCGATCCGCCGCGCGCGGATTCCATCAACCAGGTGATCTTCGATTTGAACAACCAGCTCGGCGTGACCTCGATCGTGGTGACCCACGACATGCACAGCGTTTACCGCGTCGCGCACAAGGTCGCCATGCTGCACGAAGGCAGGATTCACTTCTATGGCACGCCCGAGGAGCTGGCACAAAGCGATGAGCCGGCGGTGCTCGAATTCCTGGAAAGCGCGCGCGGACACGAATGGTTGAAGCGCGAGGAAGCGTGA
- a CDS encoding MlaD family protein — protein MRRWTNEVIVGAMILAAIAIGIYGYVFLRDIPVRQHGFEINIIFNNVTGLEKNDAITVGGYKVGRILDMRLDQGHVVVRAWLNGQTPFSRDSRCAIRSIGMIGEKYIDLMPGTAPEALKKGDTIVGEYISDLADAGGGMNEIMAETKGLLQRINTAVDSALDRSAQRAVSATLINMESISNKINYNLDKDRRHLSNTIARFDSISRELRAFWQTNNASVDSIIGNMNASTANLPAVMAKLDSAVTSAQKLLAMVENRQGAVGKAMYDEELYDKFNRTVDEANRLLEDVKKNPSKYLQFSVFRF, from the coding sequence ATGCGGCGATGGACAAATGAAGTGATCGTGGGCGCAATGATTCTGGCCGCGATCGCGATTGGAATCTACGGCTACGTTTTCCTGCGCGACATACCCGTCCGGCAGCACGGGTTTGAAATCAACATCATTTTCAACAACGTCACCGGTCTCGAAAAGAACGATGCCATCACCGTGGGCGGCTACAAGGTCGGACGCATTCTCGACATGCGGCTCGATCAGGGCCACGTGGTCGTGCGCGCCTGGCTCAACGGCCAAACCCCGTTCAGCCGGGATTCGCGCTGCGCCATTCGCAGCATCGGCATGATCGGTGAAAAATACATTGACCTGATGCCCGGCACGGCGCCGGAAGCGCTCAAAAAAGGCGACACCATTGTCGGCGAATACATCAGTGACCTCGCCGATGCCGGCGGCGGCATGAACGAAATCATGGCCGAAACCAAGGGGCTGCTGCAACGCATCAACACCGCAGTGGACTCGGCGCTCGATCGCTCCGCCCAGCGCGCGGTTTCCGCCACTTTGATCAACATGGAAAGCATTTCCAACAAGATCAATTACAACCTCGACAAGGACCGCCGCCACCTCAGCAACACCATCGCCCGGTTTGACAGCATCTCGCGCGAGCTACGCGCCTTCTGGCAAACCAACAACGCCTCGGTGGACAGCATCATCGGCAACATGAACGCCAGCACCGCGAATTTGCCGGCGGTCATGGCCAAACTCGACAGCGCCGTGACTTCGGCGCAAAAGCTGCTGGCCATGGTGGAAAACCGCCAGGGCGCGGTGGGCAAGGCCATGTATGATGAAGAGCTGTACGACAAATTCAACCGCACGGTCGATGAGGCCAATCGCCTGCTGGAAGACGTGAAGAAGAACCCTTCAAAATATCTGCAATTCAGCGTGTTTCGCTTCTGA
- the dacB gene encoding D-alanyl-D-alanine carboxypeptidase/D-alanyl-D-alanine-endopeptidase, with amino-acid sequence MTSFFIKRHLIVASAALSLLGCAAGTRLKEKDTDAVAVLRRRIDAILADSALARSTSGVKVVSLQTGEVLYERNADLLFHPASNQKLLTSATALKLLGPDFTLNTSLDCDSAALRDGIIHGDLCLVGRGNPDLTTNDLFGLAQSLAQKGIREIRGNLLCDDYYFDDVRWGAGWMWDDDYERFSALAVNDNTVTITVSPAARIGEIAQVQIVPNTPHTDIINTSVTAASKAQMDSLRLPSLSVSRRGANVFVVEGALALAEKPQKFERTVAQPEVFAGQILRELLRQNGIKFNGSVLRGLRPAQAVTLAEHRAPLMPLLLNLNKISDNLSAELLLKVVAAERAGRPGTGEKGMSVIRRFLATAQVDTNALNLADGSGVSRYNLITPDEIVKLLIAMWRDFSVRNEFLTTLPIAGVDGTLANRMKGTAAAGILRAKTGSLSGVSSLSGYTTTAEGEEIVFAMMMQHFLGSAGGVRRVQDKIGAEMSGFRRR; translated from the coding sequence ATGACAAGTTTTTTTATCAAACGGCACTTGATCGTCGCGTCGGCTGCGCTCAGCCTGCTGGGCTGCGCGGCCGGGACTCGATTGAAAGAAAAAGACACAGACGCCGTCGCGGTCTTACGGCGGCGCATTGACGCCATTCTCGCCGACTCCGCGCTCGCGCGCTCGACGTCAGGTGTGAAAGTCGTATCCCTGCAAACCGGCGAGGTGCTGTATGAACGCAATGCGGACCTATTGTTTCATCCTGCCTCGAATCAAAAGCTGCTCACCTCCGCGACCGCGCTCAAGCTGCTCGGCCCGGATTTCACACTCAACACCAGCCTGGACTGCGATTCCGCGGCTTTGCGCGACGGCATCATCCATGGTGATCTTTGCCTCGTGGGCCGCGGCAATCCCGATTTGACGACGAATGATTTGTTCGGCCTGGCACAATCGCTGGCGCAGAAGGGCATTCGTGAGATTCGCGGTAATCTGCTGTGCGACGATTATTACTTTGACGACGTGCGCTGGGGCGCGGGCTGGATGTGGGACGATGATTATGAACGCTTCTCCGCGCTGGCGGTGAACGACAACACTGTGACCATTACCGTTTCTCCGGCTGCGCGTATCGGGGAAATCGCGCAGGTACAAATCGTCCCGAACACGCCGCACACCGATATCATCAACACCAGTGTGACGGCGGCAAGCAAGGCGCAAATGGATTCATTGCGTCTGCCAAGTCTTTCGGTTAGCCGGCGCGGCGCGAATGTCTTTGTAGTCGAGGGCGCGCTGGCGCTCGCCGAGAAACCGCAGAAGTTCGAGCGGACCGTCGCGCAGCCCGAAGTTTTTGCCGGGCAGATTCTGCGCGAATTGCTGCGGCAAAACGGCATCAAGTTCAACGGCAGCGTATTGCGCGGTTTGCGTCCGGCACAGGCGGTGACGCTCGCCGAGCATCGCGCGCCGCTCATGCCGTTGTTGCTGAATCTCAACAAGATTTCGGATAATTTGAGCGCGGAGTTGTTGTTGAAGGTGGTGGCGGCCGAACGCGCCGGCCGGCCGGGTACGGGTGAGAAGGGCATGTCGGTGATTCGCCGGTTTCTGGCCACTGCACAAGTCGATACCAACGCGCTGAATCTGGCGGACGGCTCGGGTGTGTCGCGCTACAACCTCATCACGCCGGATGAAATCGTGAAGCTGCTGATCGCGATGTGGCGGGATTTCTCGGTGCGCAACGAGTTTCTGACCACGCTGCCGATTGCCGGCGTGGATGGCACGTTGGCCAATCGCATGAAAGGCACGGCGGCCGCGGGCATTCTGCGGGCGAAAACCGGGAGCTTGAGCGGGGTCAGTTCGCTGTCAGGCTACACCACGACGGCAGAGGGCGAGGAGATTGTGTTTGCGATGATGATGCAGCATTTTTTGGGTTCCGCCGGCGGCGTTCGGCGCGTGCAGGACAAGATCGGCGCGGAGATGAGCGGGTTTCGGAGAAGGTAA